A window of Cellulosimicrobium protaetiae genomic DNA:
CACCCGCTCACGGCGTTCGTCGAGGTCCAGGTGCGGCAGAAGGAGCTCGCCCGGATCGTCGACGACGTGGCGCGCATCCCCGAGGTCGTGCAGGCGTTCGGCCGCAGCGGGACCGCCGACCTGCGCGTCACCGTCGCGTGCCGCGACACCGACCACCTGTTCCGCATCGACGCCGCGATCCTCGCGATCGACGGCGTCGAGCGCACGGAGACCTCGCTGTCGATGGGCGAGCTCATCCCCTACCGACTGCGCCCGCTCATCGAGCAGCAGCGGCGCGGCGAGCGCTGAGCGGAGACGACGACGGTCGCCCGCCGTCGAGGGCGAGCCGACCGGAGCCTATGCCGCGCTGCGGGCGAGGAACGCCTTCCGCCGGGTAGTGAGCGCCGTCCGCGGGCAGGCCGTGAACCAGGGCCGCACCCGGGACCCGCGGTCAGCGGAGGTCGCGCACGTACGCCGCGGCGCCGTCGTACGCGGCGATCCGGCGCTCGTAGTACGTCGCGATGATGAGCAGCAGGCCGCCCGCCGCCGCGAGCGTGAGCATCCACGGCCCGGCGGAGATGCGCGTGCCGAGCTGGGACACGAACACGACGAGGATCTCGACCGGCAGCACCGCGACCCCGAGCAGGAACGGCGCCGCGAGGTG
This region includes:
- a CDS encoding Lrp/AsnC family transcriptional regulator, which codes for MHSADAVDLDLLLALADDPRATIVALADRLRLSRNTVAARLARLEAEGAFLDLDRRIDPHVLGHPLTAFVEVQVRQKELARIVDDVARIPEVVQAFGRSGTADLRVTVACRDTDHLFRIDAAILAIDGVERTETSLSMGELIPYRLRPLIEQQRRGER